Genomic DNA from Pseudomonas helmanticensis:
CCGAAGAGCAGAGCGCGGTGGCCGAGGAGATCAATAACAACGTGGCGACGATTCGTGATGTGACGGAGTCATTGTCCGGTCAGGCGAATGAATCGGCGCGGGTCAGCCAGTCGCTGAACAGCCTGGCGAATCAGCAACAGAGTTTGATGGACCAGTTTCGCGTCTGACCCACACGACATGTAGGAGCTGTCGAGTGCAACGAGGCTGCGATCTTTTGATCTCGCTTTAAAGATCAAAAGATCGCAGCCTGCGGCAGCTCCTACAGGGGTGATTTGGCGGTTAGCGTTTGGGCAGGTTGATCAGCACTTTCAGGCCGCCCCACTCGCTTTCCTGCAACGACAATGTGCCACCCCACGTGTCGACGATGTCGCGCACAATCCCCAGCCCCAGGCCATGTCCGTGCGTCTGCTCATCCAGCCGCGTGCCGCGACTGAACACCTGAGTGCGCTGCTCTTCGGGAATTCCCGGGCCGTCATCCTCGACGCTCAAGGCAAAACCCTCAGCGCTTTCGACGACACTCAAACGCACCTCGGCATCCGCCCATTTGCAGGCGTTGTCCAGCAGGTTGCCCAGCAGTTCCAGCAAGTCTTCACGATCCCACGGCAATTGCAGCCCGGCCGGCGCGACATAACTCAACGCCAGATGCTCGCCATGAATCATGTTCAGCGTCGCCAGCAACCCCGGCAACTCGGCATCACAATCGAACAACGCCCCGGGCAGCGCATCACCGGACAAGCGTGCACGATTAAGCTCGCGATTGAGCCGCTGCTGCACCTGCTCCAGTTGTTCCTTGAGCAGTTTGCGCAGCTCGGGGTGGGCATCGAGTTTCTCGCTGGAGGCCAGACTCAACAACACCGCCAACGGCGTTTTCAGCGCATGGCCGAGATTGCCCAAGGCATTGCGTGAACGCTTGAGGCTGTCTTCGGTGTGCGCGAGCAAATGGTTGATCTGCGCCACCAACGGCTCCAGCTCCACCGGCACCTGATCGTCCAGTTGCGAACGCTGGCCCTGCTGCAATTGCGCGATCTGTTCGCGCGCCTTTTCCAGTGGGCGCAAGGCGCGCCGCACGGTCAAGCGCTGCAAGAACAGAATCAACAACAAAGCCGCCAGACCCAGCCCGAGGCCGATCTGACGCATGCGCTGGAAGCTCTCGTTAACCGGCGTGTAATCCTGCGCGACGCTGATCGAGATCGACTGGCCCAGGCGCCGATAGTCCGAACGCAGCACCAGCAACTGCTGGCCGTCCGGCCCCAGCTGCAGGTTGCTGTGCAGTCCGGGATGTTCCAGCAACGGCAGATCCTGATCCCACATGGAGCGCGAACGCCAATGGCTGTCGGCAAAATCGATACGGAAATAGTGCCCGGAAAACGGCCGCTGATAGGCCGGCGACAAATGCCGCTCATCCAGTTGCAAACCCTGCGGGCCACGCACCAGCGCCACCAGCAGGCTTTCGCTGTCGTTGCGCAACCCGGCTTCGAGGTAGCGCTGCAAACCCATTTCAAACAGCCACAAACTGGTTTGCGCCAGCACCAGACCGACGATCACCATGACGCTGATCAACCCCAGGCTCAAGCGGCGCTGGATCGACCTCACGAAGCTTGCCCGCCGAACAGGTAACCCTGGCCGCGACGGGTTTCGATCACGCTTTTGCCGAGCTTGCGGCGCAGGTGATTGACGTGGACTTCGAGGACGTTGGAGTCACGCTCGGTTTCACCGTCGTAGAGGTGTTCGGCGAGGTGGCTTTTCGACAGGATCTGCTCCGGGTGCAGCATGAAATAGCGCAGCAGGCGGAATTCG
This window encodes:
- a CDS encoding sensor histidine kinase; the protein is MRSIQRRLSLGLISVMVIVGLVLAQTSLWLFEMGLQRYLEAGLRNDSESLLVALVRGPQGLQLDERHLSPAYQRPFSGHYFRIDFADSHWRSRSMWDQDLPLLEHPGLHSNLQLGPDGQQLLVLRSDYRRLGQSISISVAQDYTPVNESFQRMRQIGLGLGLAALLLILFLQRLTVRRALRPLEKAREQIAQLQQGQRSQLDDQVPVELEPLVAQINHLLAHTEDSLKRSRNALGNLGHALKTPLAVLLSLASSEKLDAHPELRKLLKEQLEQVQQRLNRELNRARLSGDALPGALFDCDAELPGLLATLNMIHGEHLALSYVAPAGLQLPWDREDLLELLGNLLDNACKWADAEVRLSVVESAEGFALSVEDDGPGIPEEQRTQVFSRGTRLDEQTHGHGLGLGIVRDIVDTWGGTLSLQESEWGGLKVLINLPKR